Part of the Pseudomonas chlororaphis genome, GCAGTCGCTGCTTCGCCTCGGGGGAATACACCACATAGCCGCTCTCGATCAGCGACCCACTGCCCGGTATCTCAGCCAATATCGTGACGATCAGGCCAGCGGTGCAGGACTCGGCCGTGGTCAGGCGCAAGTCGTGCTCACGCAAGTAATCAACCATCTCCCGGGCAACTGTCATGGCACACGATCCTCCAAGGGGGCTGATGGGTTGACCCCATGGCCACCAATTCATTCCGTCTGATCGGAGGTCGCCTGCGCGGGCCAAATAAATGAAACCTCAGGCACGCGGTGCACCTCAAAATTCCAGGGCCTCACGCTGAGGCTGTCACGATCAGGAGGTCGTCATGTCTGCACTTTTCGTCAAACTGTTCACCCACCCTGAGTTCGCCTGGAAGGACATTCGCCAAGAAGAGCAAGCTCACCCGCGTCATTACCTGGCGCACTTGCTGTTGCTGGCCTTGATTCCGGCAGCCTGCCTGTTCATCGGTATCACCTGGACCGGCTGGAGCCTGGCGGAAAACGAAACCGTACGGCTGACCCAGGCCAGCGCCCTGCAACTGTGCGTATTGCTGTACCTAACCATCGTCGCCGGCGTGGCGCTGATGGGGGTGTTCATTCGCTGGATGTCCCGTACCTTTGAGGCGCGCCCGTCTCTCAACCAGTGCATTGGTTTTGCCGCCTACACCGCCACGCCGTATTTCCTCGCCGGCATTTCCGGGCTTTATCCGAGCCGTTGGCTGGCGGTGGCCGTGTTGCTGGCCGCGTCGGCCTACTCGACGTTCCTACTCTTCGTCGGCCTGCCGCGGTTCATGAACCTCAGGAAGGAACAAGGGCTGCTCTACTCGGCCTGTGTGTGGGGCGTCGGCTTGCTGGTGCTGGTGACCATCCTGGTGGAAATGATTCTGCTCTGGTTCAACGTGTTGCAGCCGGAGTACCTGCGGGTGCCGGTGGGTTGATCACAGAGGGGCTTATCTGGCTTATGTGGCGAGGGAGCAAGCTCCCTCGCCACATAAGCCCTCCCCGCAGGAAGCCTGGCCTCTACTTGGCCGTTTTCTTCATGCCTATCCGTCGGCGCATGTCCGCCGTGATGCTCTGGCGGGTTTTCTTCAGGTCGGCCCAGGGCTCATGCCCGACCTCCGCCAGTCGCTCATGGACATTGTGCACGTTCCACAGGTTCGCCCCTTTGAGTTGCGCCACCTCGTCGCGGTAGATCGGCACCGACACCGGCAGCCCTTCGCGGGTACGCACGGCGTAGGCGCAGATCGTCGTGGCGCCGAGGCCGTTGCGCAGGTAATCGATGAAGATCCGCCCGACCCGGTTCTTCGGACCCGAGACGGCCGAGAACCTGTCTGGCAGCAGCTTGGCGATGTGGCTGACAATGGCGTGGCTGAAATCCTTGACCTCGTCCCATCCGGCTTTTCGAGTCAGCGGGACGACAATGTGAATGCCCTTGCCACCACTGGTCTTGAGAAACACTTTGAGACCCAGCTCATCGAGCACCGACAGGGTCAGTTGCGTCGCTTCCACCATGCGCTTCCATGGCAGCGCCGGGTCCGGGTCGAGGTCGAGGACAAAGCGGTCGGGCTTGTCCAGGTCCACCGTCGTCGCGTTCCAGGTGTGCAGTTCCACGGTGCTCATCTGCACCGCGCCGATCAGCGCTTGCGCATTGTTGATGATCATCACCGGCTGCCCGGTGACGTCCTTGTCCAGGGTGGTGATGCCGGGAATCGCCAGGCGCTCGGCGTTCTTCTGGAAGAACAGCTCGCCGGCAATGCCGTCCGGTGCGCGCACCAATGCGACCGGGCGCTCGGCCAGTTCGGGCAATATGAACTCGGCGACACTGGCGTAATACTCGGCCAACTGCCGCTTGGTGGTGCCGGTGGTCGCATCGATGACGCGATCGGGGTGGGTGATCCGTACCTTGCCGTCCAAGGCCGACGTGTCGCCGGCCTTGTCCTTGGCTTTTGCCTTGGGTTTGGCTGCGGCAGGCTTCGCGTCGCCCTTGGATGGGCGCTTGGCGGTAGTTTTTTGGGCGGAGGTCTTGTTCACGGGTTTCGCTAGCTCCTGGGTGATGGCCTTGGCCGGTTTATCGTCGCGCAAGCCATGGAACACCGCGTGGCGTACCGAGCCTTCCTTCGTCATCTCGGCGAACGCGACTTCCGCCAGCAAGGTCGGCTCCAACCAATGCACGCCCTTGGCTTCGTAACCGGTCGGCGGGTTGATGACAGCGGGCTTCTTACGCTCCAGGGGCAGCAGTTGCTGGTGGATGCTCTTGAGGGTCGCTTCGTTGAACCCGGTGCCAACCTTGCCGGCGTAGCGCAACTGGCCGCTGTCGGCGTCGTGCAGCCCCAACAGCAAAGCGCCGAAGGCACTGCGGGCGCCCTTCGGCTCGCTGAAACCGATCACCACGAACTCCTGGCGATTCTTGCATTTGAGCTTGATCCAGTCACTGCTGCGACGGGAGGTATAGACGCTGCCGATGCGCTTACCGATCAGCCCTTCCATCTGCATCTGACAGGCGCTGTTGAGCAGCGCTTCAGGGGTTTGCTCAAACGCATCGGAAAAACGCAGCAAGGGGCTGTCATTGGCCTGTAGCACGGCTTGCAGCGCCATGCGGCGGTCTTGCACCGGGACGTTGCGCAAATCCATGCCGTTGAGATAAGGCAGGTCGAACAGGTAGTAGGCGATCTGGCCGCTGCTGCCTGCGTCGAAGGCATTCTGCAGGGCCTGGAAATCCGGCACACCGTGCTCATTGGCGACCACCATCTCGCCGTCGAGCCAGGCCGACTCCAGCCCCAGCGCCGCCAGGGCCTCGGCCTGCCTGGGCAATTTGTGGGTCCAGTCATGGCCGTTGCGAGTGATCAGGCGCACTTCACCGTGGTCGATCCGCGCCATGATCCGATAACCGTCGAACTTGATTTCGTAGAGCCACTCGCCGTCGGGGGCGCTTTCGACCAGCGTCGCCAGTTCCGGCTTGAGGGTTTCCGGCAGAGGCCCGGCCACTGCACCGTCAAGGGTGGTTCTGGCGCCTTTTTTCGTCGGCTTGATCTTGGCGGCTTTTTCCGGTTGTTTGACCGCTTTCGCCGCGGCGGCCTTGCCCCGCCGCCTGGGCACCAGGGTGCGCTCGCTGAGCACGCTGTCCGGTTCGGCCTGGACCACGTCGTATTCAGTTTCGGGGCGCGCGGCGTCGTCCTGGTGCTTGATCAGGAACCACTGCTCCTGCTTGCCGGGCATGTGGGTGCGCACCAGGTTCCACAGGCCGGCGAGCTTTTCGCCTTGCAGTTCGAACTTGAGCCGGCCCTTCTCATACGCTTCATGGGGATCGCCCTGGGGAATCCATACGCCCCGGTCCCAGACGATGACATCCCCCGCGCCGTAATGTCCTTCGGGAATGTTGCCTTCGAAAGTCGCGTAGTCCAGCGGGTGGTCTTCGACGTGAACCGCCAGGCGCTTGGACTTGGGGTCCAGCGACGGCCCCTTGGGCACGGCCCAGCTCTTGAGCGCGCCATCCAGTTCCAGGCGGAAGTCGTAATGCAGTCGCGAGGCGTCGTGCTTCTGAATGCAGAACTGCAAGGCGTGGGTGGTTTTCGCTGACTTGCGCGGACGCCGCTTCGCCGCCGGTTCCGAGGTGGCGCCGAAATCTCGCATGCGGTTGTAGTCGTCAAGGGTCTTGGCGCTCATGGTCCACCTGCGACGTGTTGCAGCGTCGGGTCGGCCACCGGCAGCCCGGCGCTCTCCGACACCAATTGATCGACCACCCGGCTCAAGGCCTGCTCCACGGAGTCGCCCAGCAACAGGCCTTGTTCGTAGAGCACGATCTGACGGTCGGCGCTGGTGCCTTCCTGGACGATGCGCCGTGCCTGCTTGAATACCTCCTGGCAGCCCAGCTCGGCGGCGGTTTCACCGAAGGTCTGCTCGGCCACGGTCAGCCATTCGCCAATGAGCATGGGCTGCTCCTGCCCTTCGGCAATGAACTCGGCGAGGATGCCGTGACGCTTGGCCCTCCAGCGGTTTTCCTTGAGGGTCCAGTGTGACGTCAGGCTGTACCCGGCGCCCGGCTGGGGCTGGTCGATGGCGTGGGCCACCATCACCCGGAACAACGAGACCAGGCACAACACGTCCTCGACCCGCGGGCAGGCATCGCAGATGCGCAACTCCAGCGTGGGGTAGCGCGATGACGGTCGCAGGATCCACCAGCAATCGCTGGGCTGATGAATCGAGCCGGTGCGCATGAGCAGGTTGACGTACCCGGCAAACGCCAATTCGTCCTGGAAATATTCCGGCACGCCCATGCGTGGCCATTCATCGCAGGCCACCTGGCGGTAACTGCTGAAGCCTGTGTAGGCGCCGTTCCAGAACGGTGAGGAAGCGCTCAACGCGAGAAACATCGGCAACCACGGCAGGATCTCGTTCATCACCCGCACCCGGTCACGGTCCACCGGCACCTCGACATGCACATGCAGGCCCGACAGCACGCTGCGCCGTGCCACCCGTTGGTAATCATCGAACAGTTGCTGGAAATGCAGCTCATCCGTGGGCTGCAAGCCCTGAGTGACCATCGGATGGGAGCCGGCGCTGAGCAGGCCCAGGCCGAACGGCGCCAGGCGCTGGGTCAGGCCGCTGCGCACCTGGGTCAGGTAGTCGGCGGCCGCGTCCAGGCTGAGGAAGATGGGCGACGCCATCTCGACCTGACTGAGGAACATCTCATGGGCGAAATGCTCGCCCAGCTCGGCCCGGCATGCCGCCACTGCCTCGGCAGGCGGCTGGGTGGGCATGCACCGGGTTTGCAGGTCGGTGACGAAGTACTCCTCTTCAATGCCGAACTTCAGACGCCTGTTCATCGATAATCCCTCCGATACCCGCGCCAATGCGGGTCACGACCAACGCCACCACGGCGATCCTTTCCACCTCCTGGTAACCCGGCGTCAGCAGTTCCTCGCCAAACACGTCCGGGTCCAGTTCCTTGTAGGTCCAGCCAAATTCCGCCGAGTCGCGCCAAGGCTCCAGCGCTTCCAGGAACGGGTCACGGCCATCGACCATCGCCACGCCGGTGTAGAGCACCAGCGAGCCGCCGGGGGTCAGCCGGGGCAAGGCCTGCTCGACGATGCGCAGCGACAGCCCGGCGCCCAGCACACCGCCGCCATGGCGATAGGCGCGTTCCGACGGGTCAGCCATATACGGTGGATTGGCGACGATCAGGTCAAAATCGCCCTCGACATCCTGGAGGACGTCGCTGCGGGCAATCTCGACATTGGCCACCTCGCCCAGGGCGGCATTCACCGCTGTCAGGCGCAAGGCCAGGGGGTTGATGTCCAGCGCCAACACCTGGGCCTCGCGCCGGGCCCGGGCGATCACGATGGCGCCGACACCGGCGCCACAGCCGATGTCCACGGCCCGATGCACCGCCGTGAAACTCTGTTGCAGGTGGGCATGGATCAGTTGGGCGAACCGGTAGCTGTCCGGCCCGAAGAACACCGCGTCGCTGGCTTGCGTGGGAAATTGCGAATGGGCGAACAACAAGCCGTCCAGGCTCGACCAGCGCACTCGGCTGCGCAGCAAACCATCGCGCTCCTCCAGCACCTCGGCTTCTTGCAATTGGCGCTGCTCATCGGCCGAGATCAGCCCGGGAGCAAACGGCCGCGACCAGCCGAACACATCCCGAAGGGTCTTGGAGTGCTCGTTGCCGGGCCGTTGGTTGACCCGTTCATGGGTCAACGGCGTCGGGGTGATGAAGCGGTAACCGTCGGCTTGCAGGCGCCGCCCCAGTTGCAACAGCGCCAGGTCGGAGGTGGACAGGCGATCTTCCTGATTCATGCAGGGCTCCCTAGCGAATGGCGGACTTGAGTTCGATGAAACGACGCGTGGCCAGCAGCCCGGCCGGATGGCTGTGACAGCGTGCCGAGAGCCAGGGCATCAAGGTCCGCATCTGCTCATCGGCGGACTGGCTGCGCAGCGTCTGTTGCAGGCTTTGCACATCGGGGTCGTCGACTGGCGTCTGCGGTTCGCTGGTGGTGCCGAAGCTGCGGCGCGGACGGTTGCGCTCGCTCTTGTGCAACCAGTCACCGGCGATCCAGTCGTGCAGCAATTGCTTCTCATAGGGGCTGAACACACCGAACATCGCCGCCCCGGCGCCTTCGATCAGCATCCAGAAGCGGCTGTCCTGCGGATCCTGGTGGCGCTTGATCCAGCCCTTGTTCTGCATCGCCTCAAGGAAGCCTTCCAATTGGCCGGGGGCCGCCAGCCACTGGTTGACGGTCTTGCCTTCGAACTTGCAGTAATCGGAATGCATGTGCTGGCCGAACGGGCGCTTGCGTTCGAGCATGTCCAGCACTTCACGGTCGAGGTCGAACGATTCGATGATCGCCCGGCTGCCTTGGCCCAGGTCATTGAGCCGATACCCCAGGGTCACCCGCTGCCAGAACGCCTCGCGATCCGCCGCCATCGGCATCAATTGCATCAATGCCTGCACGGCCTTCTGGGCATGGCCGGTGCTGGCGTTGTCGATGGTCACGTGGAGGGTGAAATAGTACGGGTCGATGTCCAGTTCGCTCAGCTCGTAGGCGCTGATCAACAGGTGCAGGGGCAACTGCTCGTAGCCCAGGTTGTAGCCAATCACTTCCGGCAGGTACTCATCGCTGGCGTAGCCCAGCGCCAGTTGCACAGCCCCTTGCAGGTAGCGCTCATCGTCGATGTCCGGGGCATCGACCAAGCCGTGTTCGGCGAGCAGCTTGCGGTAGATCACCACATGGTTCTGCGCCGGATGGCCGTCGCCCAGCTCCTCCAGGTACGTGCACAGCAGGCCGTCGAACCGGTGGTCTTGCCAATGTTTCAATACGCCGTACAGCCAGGCACCGTCCACCAACTTGGTCGGCGCCACGGCTTGCAGGAAATACAGCGCGTGGGCCTTGCCGCTGAAGTACTCCCGCGGGCCGCCGCTTTTGCGCCGCTCCAGGTAATCGGCGTATTGCCGGGCTACACCGGCACTGTGGGCTTCGACCCAGGCTTGCAGGGCCTGCGGCTCGTCGGGGGTTTCCTGGGGCAAGGCCCGGGCCTGTTCGAGGCACGACTGGATGAAGGCCTGTGCGACGGCGTGTTTGTCCGCATCGTCGGGGCCCTGGAGCAGCCGTTCATAGCATTGGCGCACCTGCCCGGCATCCCTGACGGGATGGAGGGTGGCTGGCCGGGATTGGAGGGGTGTCAGCGCAGTCATAAGGGCCTCATTGGTTCACGGCAGGACGCTGATTCAGCACGTCTCTTAAGGTGCAGAGCCCCGCGTGCGACGAAAAATTCCCTCCGATGAACAGGCCGCCGGATAAACGGGGCGGTGTCGTTTTGGTGGGAACCCTCGCTTCGCTCCAGGCCTCGAAAGAATAACGGAACCTGTGGCGAGGGGATTTATCCCCGCTGGGCTGCGAAGCGGCCCCAAGGCATCCGGGCATACAGAGCTGCAAGATCTTAGGGTCGCTTCGCAACCCAACGGGGATAAATCCCCTCGCCACAATTTCTGTCAGCTTGAATGAACATCGCGGCTGACCTGTCCGACACCCAAGGAGCAACCATGATCTTCACAGTGTGGGTAGCGGTGCTCGGTGCCGTGTTGTTGACCTTGGCCCTCACGTCGTCCTACCTGCGCTGGATGCCGGTCACCACGTCAGCCATGTGCCTGGTGCTGGGCGTTGCCATCGGGCCGGCGGGGTTGGGTTTGCTGAAGCTGGACATCACCGACTCGTCCGTCTGGATGGAGCACCTCACGGAGATCGCGGTGGTGTTCTCGCTGTTCGTCAGCGGCCTCAAGCTGCGCCTGCCCCTCAAGAACCGGACCTGGCGCGTTGCCTATGGGTTGGCGGGCCCGGTGATGATCCTTTCCATTGCGGGCCTGTGCCTGGCCCTGCACTACCTGTTCGGCCTTGGCTGGGGTGTGTCGATGTTGATCGGCGCGATGCTGGCGCCCACTGACCCGGTGCTGGCGGCCCTGGTGCAGGTCAACGATGCGCGGGATGACGACCGAGTGCGTTTCGGCCTCTCCGGTGAAGCCGGCCTGAACGACGGCTCGGCCTTCCCTTTCGTGATCCTTGGGCTGTTGATGCTGCGTGAAGACGGCGGCTTTGTCGGCGAGTGGGCCTTGCGCAATGTCCTGTGGGCGGTGCCGGCGGGCCTGCTGATCGGCTATTGGATGGGACGCGGGATCGGCAAGCTGACCCTGTCGATGCGCATCAAGAACGCCGACAGCACGCTGTCACCCAACGATTACCTGGCCTTGGCGCTGATTGCCCTGGCCTATGTCGCCGCCGAGTCCGTGCATGCCTATGGCTTTCTCTCGGTGTTTGCCGCCGGTCTCGGGCTGCGCCAGGCCGAGGTGCAATCCACCGATGAAGAAGATGCCCCGCCAGCGGAGCACCTGGTGCAACCGGTGGTGGGCCATGAGGCCGTCGATCCGCGCGAGGCGGTGCTCGGCGATACCCAGTCCCTGGGCGACGGCCAGGTGGCTGCCGGGGTGATGATGAGTGACATGCTGGCTTTCGGCAGCCTGGTGGAGCGGGCGATGGAGGTGTTCCTGGTGACGCTGCTCGGGGTGGTGCTCGCCACCCATTGGGACTGGCGCGCCCTGGCCATCGGCGCCCTGCTCTTCGCCGTCATTCGCCCGTTGAGCGTGTTACTCATGCCTTGGGGCCGCTTGCTGGACGCACCGCAACGGCTGTTGATCGGCTGGTTCGGCATTCGCGGCATCGGTAGCCTGTTCTACCTGTTCTTCGCCTTGAACCATGACCTGGCGCCACAAGCGGCGCAGCTGTGCATCAACCTCACGTTGTCGGTGGTGGCCTTGAGCATCCTGGTTCATGGGGTCAGTACCCAGCCCACCCTGGCGTGGTACGAACGGCAGAAAACCGGCTGACCCTCAGCCGATCGGATCCGTCACCTGGATCAGCACCGCATACACCCCCAGCAGCACCCAGAACGTGGCGAAGATCCACGGTGTGCGCACAGAAAACAGCAGCGACTTGCGATACCCCTTGTGGGTCGATTCCCGCTCGCTGAACAACGGCGACTCGTCGTAGACCAAACCCATGACCGGCTCGGCGCGCAGCAGTTCGCTCTGCTTGAAGTGCCAGTGGTCGATGATCTCGTAGGCCGCTCGAATCCCCGGCCAGGCATTGAGTGAACTCAGGAACCCCAGCAGCGCCAGGAACGGCGGCACGATCAGGGTGAACAACTTGCCCCACTCCGGGTTCAGGTTGGCCATGCACGAGGCAAAGGCAATCACCAGGAAGGATTGGGCGGCCAGGTAGGCATCGGTCCGATTGGCGAGGATGCTGGTTTCGTACTGGATTTCACGCCGATAGAAATCCAGTCGTTCCTTGGGCGAGCCGAACAGCTTGGCATTGTGTTCGCTCAATTCTTCTTCCGGCGTCTGGCCGGTCAATATTCTGGGCATTGCGTGAAGGGTCGCTGGTGGCAAATGAGGTTCGTTGGAAACCCGCGCCGCCGGGCAAGTTCAAGGCAATGGACCAGAGGCAGTGCACGCTTGCCAAAAGGGCCTGGCCAAGCCTCCGCCTAATTCATTGCCTGCCCGATGACCTGCACCAGGTCGATCTGCTTGAACGGCTTGGTCAGGCGCGGCAATTGGCTGGCGAAGCCTTCCAGGCGTTCGGCGTAGCCGGTGGCGAGGATGATGGGCAGGTCCGGCTGCCGGTCGCGCAGTAACTTCGCCAGTTGGGCGCCGTCCATCTGCGGCATGGCCATGTCGGTGATCACCAGGTCGATGTCCGGGTTGCGCTCATGCAGTTCCAGCGCCTGCGACCCTGAATGCGCGCACAAGACCCGGTGCCCGAGGTCTTCGATCAACAGGCGGGTACTGGTCAGCACCAGGCTGTCGTCATCGACCACCAGCACCAGCAACTCAGGAGGGGTAGGCGCTGCCTGCGCCTCGACCACGGCCTTCTCCGACGCTGCGCTATCGGCCAGTGGCAACCACAACTGCGCGCTGGTGCCCACGCCCTTCTGGCTTTCGAGGATCAGGCGGCCACCCAACTGCTCGGCCAGGCCGTGCACCATGGACAATCCCAGGCCCGTGCCCTTGCCGACCCCTTTGGTGGTGAAGAATGGCTCCACGGCCGAGGCCAGCGTGGCCTCATCCATGCCCTCGCCTTCATCGGTAATCGACAGGCAGACGTAGCGCCCCGGCTTCAACGACGCCTGCGCCCCGGCCTCGGTGGCCAGGCGCTCGTCGGCGGCGATCAGGATGCTACCGCCATGGGGCATCGCGTCCCGGGCATTGGTCGCCAGATTGAGGATCGCCAACTCCAACTGGTTGACATCGGCCAGCACCGGCGACAGCGCCTCGGTGAAGCGAGTCTGGATGTGGATCGAAGGGCCCATGGAGCTTTGCAGCAAGCCGCTGATGCCCTGCACCAGCACCGGCAACTCGACCGACTCGGCACTCAGCTTCTGCCGCCGGGCGAACGCCAGCATCCGCTGGGTCAGCGATACGCCGCGCAACGCGCCCTGGGTCGCGTTGTCGAGCAGTTGGGCCAGTTTCGGATCGTCCGGCATGCGCTTGCGCACGATTTCCAGGTTGCCGAGGATGACCGTCAGCAGGTTGTTGAAGTCGTGGGCGATGCCGCCGGTAAGCTGGCCGATGGCTTGCAGTTTCTGCGACTGGAACAGCGCCTCGCGGGCCTGTTCGAGGGCCTGCTGCGCCTGGGTGGCATCGGTGATGTCGCGGGTGATCTTGGCAAACCCCAGCAGGGTCCCGGTGTCGCTGCGGATCGCATCGATGACCACGTGGGCAAGGAAACGCGTACCGTCCTTGCGCACGCGCCAGCCCTTCTTTTCGAAACGCCCCTCGCTGGCGGCGATGCTCAGCGCCCGCTGCGGTTCACCGGCGGCGCGGTCCTCGGGGGTATAGAACATCGAAAAATGCTGGCCGATGGCTTCGGCCGGCAGATAGCCCTTGATGCGTTGCGCGCCCTGGTTCCAGTTGGTGACCTGGCCATCAGGACCGAGCATGTAGATGGCGTAGTCGGTGACGCTTTGCACCAGCAGGCGGAACTGCTGCTCGCTCTGCTTGAGGGTTTCCTCGGCCATCTTGCGATCGGTGAGGTCGCGGGTGATCTTGGCGAACCCGAGCAGTTCACCGCTCTGGCTGTCGATGATCGGGTCGATGACCACATGGGACCAGAACAGCGTGCCGTCCTTACGCACTCGCCAGCCCTCACCCTCGAAACGCCCCTCGCGCACGGCCGTCTCCAGCGCCCGCTGCGGCAGGCCGGCGGCGCGATCCTGATCCGTGTAGAAACGCGAAAAATGCTCACCCAGGATCTCCGCTTCCTCATACCCCTTGAAACGCCGGGCACCGGAGTTCCAGCTGGTGATGATGCCCGAGGGGTCGGTCATGTAGATCGCGTAGTCGACCACGGCGTCGATGAGCAGGCGAAAGCGCTGCTCCTGGTTTATGCGCGGCGACTGGGGGGTATTCTCAAGCATGTGGGCCGAGGCATCCGTGTGGATTTTTTCGAAGTATGGGGCAAGTCGCGCGCCATGAAAAACTATTGCCTCCCACACAGGATTCCCGCTGGCCGGCAGGCTTCAGTTTCCTGCACCTATCCGCCGGGTGCCGGATTGCTCCGGGTTCACCGACCACCAACGTGGCAGCAACTGCTGCACGCGCGCCTCGCCGAACCGGTCGTCGATGAGCATCACCACGCCGCGGTCCTGCTGGGTGCGGATGACGCGCCCGGCGGCCTGCACGACTTTTTGCAGGCCAGGGTACAGGTAAGTGTAGTCATAGCCATCGCCGAAGATCGCCGCCATGCGCTGCTTGATCTGCTCATTGACCGGGTTGAGCTGCGCCAGCCCCAGGGTGGCGATGAATGCACCGATCAGGCGCGAGCCGGGCAAGTCGATGCCCTCGCCGAACGCCCCGCCAAGCACCGCGAAACCGATGCCCTGGCTGTGCTCCATGAACCGGTCGAGGAAGGCCTGCCGCGGGGCTTCACCCATGCCGCGCGATTGTGCCCACGTGACGATCTCCGGGTGCCGCTCGGCAAACAGCCCGGCGACTTGCTGGAGGTAATCGAAACTGCTGAAAAACGCCAGGTAATTGCCCGGACGCGCGCTGAATTGGCGAGCCATCAACGCGACAATCGGCTCCAGAGACGCCTGGCGGTGGGCGAAGCGCGTGGAAATCCGGCTGACGACCTGAACGTCCAACTGATCGGCCTGGAACGGTGATTCAACGTCGATCCACACCGTCTCGGCCGGTGTGCCCAACAGGTCGGCGTAATAGTGCCGCGGACTCAAGGTCGCGGAAAACAGCACGCTGCTGCGGGCCGCGGTGAGCCTTGGCCGCAGGAACCCGGCCGGCACCACGTTGCGCAGGCACAGGGTCGAGCCGCTGCGCTGGCGGCCGAACTCGCGCTTATGGATGTCGAACAGAAACTGCTCGTCGAACGACTCGGCCACCCGGCCAAACTGCAGGGCATCGAAATAGAACGCCTGCAAGTCACCGTCCAGCCCTTGGGGGTGCTCGTTGAGGTAATCGCCAATGGCCGTGGTGCAGGTGGCCAGGGCTTGCAGGAATTTCTCCGGCAGTCGTTCATACGCCTGGTACGCCGCCACTTGTGGTGCATGCAAGGCGTTCCACTGGCGATTGACCCGTTCCAGCGGCTTCTTCAGGGCCTCGGGCGCGGTTTTGCGCACCGTGGCCAAGGTCGCTTGATCCAGGATCGCGCTGTACATCTGCCGGCCGCGCTCGACCAGGTTGTGGGCTTCGTCCACCAAGGTCGCGACCGTCCAGCCATTGGCCTGGGCCAAGCCGAAAAGCAAGGCACTGAAGTCGAAATAGTAGTTGTAGTCGGCCACCACCACGTCGGCCCAGCGGGCCATCTCCTGGCTGAGGTAGTACGGGCAGATCCCGTGGGCCAGCGCGACTTCGCGCAACGCCGCCTGATCAAGCAGGCTCACCTGGCTCGCGGCCACCCGCGCCGCCGGCAGACGGTCGTAGAAGCCCTGGGCCAACGGGCAGGATTCACCATGACAGGCTTTGTCCGGATGCTCGCAGGCCTTGTCCCGGGCAACCATCTCCAGCACCCGCAGCGGCATTGACGGGGCACTTCGGGTGATGACCTGGGCAGCGTCCAGCGCCAGCCTGCGCCCGGGGGTTTTCGCCGTGAGGAAGAACACCTTGTCCAACTGCTGCGGCGCCAGGGCCTTGAGCATCGGGAACAGCGTGCCGACGGTCTTGCCGATGCCGGTGGGCGCCTGGGCCATCAGGCAACGCCCGGTGCTCACGGCCTTGAACACCGACTCGGCCAGGTGCCGTTGCCCGGGCCGAAAGCCGGCATGGGGAAAGGCCAGGGACTGCGCCCCCAGGTTGCGGGCGTGCCGATGGGCCATTTCCTGCTCGGCCCAGGCCAGGAACAGCGCACATTGCGCTTCGAAGAACGCCAGAAGCTCGCCGGCCTCGAACCCTTGCGTCAGGCAGGTTTCCTTTTCGCTGACGACGTCGAAGTACACCAGTGCCACGTCGATGCGCGAAAGCTGCAACCTCTGGCACATCAACCAGCCGTAGATCTTCGCCTGGGCCCAGTGCAACTGCCGGTGGTTGGCCGGTTG contains:
- a CDS encoding membrane protein, which codes for MSALFVKLFTHPEFAWKDIRQEEQAHPRHYLAHLLLLALIPAACLFIGITWTGWSLAENETVRLTQASALQLCVLLYLTIVAGVALMGVFIRWMSRTFEARPSLNQCIGFAAYTATPYFLAGISGLYPSRWLAVAVLLAASAYSTFLLFVGLPRFMNLRKEQGLLYSACVWGVGLLVLVTILVEMILLWFNVLQPEYLRVPVG
- the ligD gene encoding ATP-dependent DNA ligase (catalyzes the ATP dependent formation of a phosphodiester at the site of a single-strand break in duplex DNA), whose protein sequence is MSAKTLDDYNRMRDFGATSEPAAKRRPRKSAKTTHALQFCIQKHDASRLHYDFRLELDGALKSWAVPKGPSLDPKSKRLAVHVEDHPLDYATFEGNIPEGHYGAGDVIVWDRGVWIPQGDPHEAYEKGRLKFELQGEKLAGLWNLVRTHMPGKQEQWFLIKHQDDAARPETEYDVVQAEPDSVLSERTLVPRRRGKAAAAKAVKQPEKAAKIKPTKKGARTTLDGAVAGPLPETLKPELATLVESAPDGEWLYEIKFDGYRIMARIDHGEVRLITRNGHDWTHKLPRQAEALAALGLESAWLDGEMVVANEHGVPDFQALQNAFDAGSSGQIAYYLFDLPYLNGMDLRNVPVQDRRMALQAVLQANDSPLLRFSDAFEQTPEALLNSACQMQMEGLIGKRIGSVYTSRRSSDWIKLKCKNRQEFVVIGFSEPKGARSAFGALLLGLHDADSGQLRYAGKVGTGFNEATLKSIHQQLLPLERKKPAVINPPTGYEAKGVHWLEPTLLAEVAFAEMTKEGSVRHAVFHGLRDDKPAKAITQELAKPVNKTSAQKTTAKRPSKGDAKPAAAKPKAKAKDKAGDTSALDGKVRITHPDRVIDATTGTTKRQLAEYYASVAEFILPELAERPVALVRAPDGIAGELFFQKNAERLAIPGITTLDKDVTGQPVMIINNAQALIGAVQMSTVELHTWNATTVDLDKPDRFVLDLDPDPALPWKRMVEATQLTLSVLDELGLKVFLKTSGGKGIHIVVPLTRKAGWDEVKDFSHAIVSHIAKLLPDRFSAVSGPKNRVGRIFIDYLRNGLGATTICAYAVRTREGLPVSVPIYRDEVAQLKGANLWNVHNVHERLAEVGHEPWADLKKTRQSITADMRRRIGMKKTAK
- a CDS encoding carboxylate--amine ligase, with protein sequence MNRRLKFGIEEEYFVTDLQTRCMPTQPPAEAVAACRAELGEHFAHEMFLSQVEMASPIFLSLDAAADYLTQVRSGLTQRLAPFGLGLLSAGSHPMVTQGLQPTDELHFQQLFDDYQRVARRSVLSGLHVHVEVPVDRDRVRVMNEILPWLPMFLALSASSPFWNGAYTGFSSYRQVACDEWPRMGVPEYFQDELAFAGYVNLLMRTGSIHQPSDCWWILRPSSRYPTLELRICDACPRVEDVLCLVSLFRVMVAHAIDQPQPGAGYSLTSHWTLKENRWRAKRHGILAEFIAEGQEQPMLIGEWLTVAEQTFGETAAELGCQEVFKQARRIVQEGTSADRQIVLYEQGLLLGDSVEQALSRVVDQLVSESAGLPVADPTLQHVAGGP
- a CDS encoding SAM-dependent methyltransferase; this encodes MNQEDRLSTSDLALLQLGRRLQADGYRFITPTPLTHERVNQRPGNEHSKTLRDVFGWSRPFAPGLISADEQRQLQEAEVLEERDGLLRSRVRWSSLDGLLFAHSQFPTQASDAVFFGPDSYRFAQLIHAHLQQSFTAVHRAVDIGCGAGVGAIVIARARREAQVLALDINPLALRLTAVNAALGEVANVEIARSDVLQDVEGDFDLIVANPPYMADPSERAYRHGGGVLGAGLSLRIVEQALPRLTPGGSLVLYTGVAMVDGRDPFLEALEPWRDSAEFGWTYKELDPDVFGEELLTPGYQEVERIAVVALVVTRIGAGIGGIIDEQASEVRH